From one Anopheles bellator chromosome 1, idAnoBellAS_SP24_06.2, whole genome shotgun sequence genomic stretch:
- the LOC131215838 gene encoding sodium channel protein Nach-like has product MKQVLVALWETVRTIFRNFCENTSLHGLRYVYGKDGARKGGMLRLVWLLVCAVSIGFTTVMGMIAWIRFRNTPTITTIETTTYPIWKIPFPAVTVCNVNKIDSKKADAIIDRLVKEFGLSEANATQLLIAQASLINFERVNDSFLELEGVLGRMGWNPGTLLLELSQPCAELIKVCYWLGVEIPCPKIIRRTRTDNGYCCSYNVDDTMEPLIAQDNQSTPPTEVSYRPKRLSGAGRHVGLSLLIDVQPDTYMAPTKSFYGAEIYVHDPKDFPSDADFEHVAQPGWDVVMSVIPLPIESSSTMNQVPLAMRKCFLPEEDDDDDWDENFNLNVCLSECRLRTIISLCNCIPFYFVDLMIDESKDVKICALKNVECLRYFRRYFYSLRTDTLPDADHSDSHFGMDCDCKPPCSVLNYNVQTIASQRQTTRFKSANYGGRDVTMYATLNVHFKDMYCVKYKRDAYMTWDSLVATFGGIFGLCMGGSVLSIVELLYYFTVKPFTVYKAHSKRSRHQKQPQPGQGRRVAVRPYVSPYSTQRYGKGYFVRPHKLLSREKDIVRNTTLLGMRSSEKSPSLAFIY; this is encoded by the exons ATGAAGCAAGTGCTGGTCGCCTTGTGGGAAACGGTCCGGACCATTTTCCGCAACTTCTGTGAAAACACTTCCCTGCACGGGCTGCGCTACGTGTACGGTAAGGACGGGGCGCGCAAAGGGGGAATGCTGCGCCTGGTGTGGCTCCTGGTGTGCGCGGTCAGCATCGGTTTCACGACCGTAATGGGTATGATCGCGTGGATACGTTTCCGAAACACTCCAACGATAACGACGATCGAAACGACGACGTACCCGATCTGGAAGATCCCGTTCCCGGCCGTCACCGTTTGCAATGTCAACAAAATCGACAGCAAGAAGGCGGACGCCATCATCGACAGGCT TGTGAAGGAGTTCGGGTTGAGCGAAGCGAACGCCACACAACTACTGATAGCCCAGGCGAGTTTGATCAACTTCGAGCGGGTCAACGATAGTTTTCTCGAGCTGGAAGGTGTTCTGGGTCGGATGGGATGGAATCCGGGCACTTTGCTGCTAGAGCTAAGCCAACCCTGCGCGGAGCTCATTAAAGTGTGCTACTGGCTCGGGGTGGAGATACCGTGTCCGAAGATTATTCGGCGCACGCGAACCGATAATGGCTATTGTTGTTCGTACAACGTGGACGATACGATGGAACCGCTGATCGCGCAGGATAATCAAAGCACACCGCCAACCGAGGTGTCGTACCGTCCGAAGCGACTCTCGGGAGCCGGTCGACACGTGGGCCTGTCGCTGCTGATTGATGTGCAACCCGACACCTACATGGCCCCGACCAAGTCATTCTATGGGGCAGAAATTTACGTGCACGACCCGAAAGATTTCCCGTCCGATGCGGACTTTGAGCACGTGGCCCAACCGGGCTGGGATGTGGTGATGTCCGTCATTCCGTTACCGATcgagagcagcagcacgatGAACCAGGTACCGTTGGCTATGCGCAAGTGTTTTCTAccggaagaggacgacgatgacgattggGACGAAAACTTCAATCTCAACGTTTGCCTCTCCGAGTGCCGACTCCGGACCATCATCAGCCTATGCAATTGCATTCCATTTTACTTCGTAGACCTGA TGATCGATGAGTCAAAAGACGTTAAGATTTGTGCCCTCAAGAACGTGGAGTGTTTGCGGTACTTCAGAA GATATTTCTACAGTTTGCGGACGGACACGCTACCAGATGCGGATCACTCGGACTCGCACTTCGGGATGGACTGTGACTGTAAACCACCCTGTTCGGTGTTG aACTACAACGTGCAGACGATCGCTAGCCAAAGGCAGACTACAAGGTTTAAGTCGGCAAATTA CGGCGGGAGAGACGTTACGATGTACGCCACGTTGAATGTCCACTTTAAGGACATGTACTGCGTGAAGTATAAGCGCGACGCCTACATGACCTGGGACTCGCTGGTGGCCACGTTCGGCGGTATCTTTGGCCTCTGCATGGGAGGCTCGGTGCTGAGCATTGTGGAGCTGCTGTACTACTTCACCGTTAAGCCGTTCACCGTGTATAAGGCTCACTCGAAGCGATCGCGTCATCAAAAGCAACCCCAACCGGGGCAGGGCCGCCGGGTGGCTGTGCGTCCTTACGTTTCGCCGTACAGTACGCAGCGTTACGGGAAGGGATACTTTGTGCGTCCCCATAAGCTACTGTCCCGCGAGAAGGACATCGTCCGTAACACGACCCTTCTTGGGATGAGAAGTTCGGAGAAAAGCCCAAGTCTGGCGTTCATTTACTGA
- the LOC131215839 gene encoding sodium channel protein Nach-like, with the protein MGVCKRVLESLRVALLAIVRTFWIFCESSSLHGLRYIAGSGREGFLLRFVWSVFSLVGLGFTVTLGYSAWEQFRTNPTLTTIETTTFPVSMIPFPSVTLCNINKIHSAKAKELSQQLIDLGMSENDTVDLLGALPRLHDYRPVSDRVLELEQFLLSKGYDAERLAFEVAPPCETMMVDCFWLMQPVPCAKVFRRTKIFAGYCCSYNADQFLEPINTRAGDRDSSESLYVTGIGKGEGLSVLVDIGESYYTGPHRFTHGVKVFVHQSFDIPDASDYTAIVQRGVETDVSVLPVIISASPAMRAMPVERRGCAFDGEKTITTALRYTHSNCMNECEQRHWQRVCQCVPLFKQIVELQVLRVPVCGFRDLPCLLQEKEHTLFTSESENVTTPSLSVWKNVKCHCFPSCTIEKNEVLSISNSIAYTEGDMFAPGINFSAYGLLHVHFRSTNCLKYRREPFLTWQSLVATFGGIFGLCMGGSILSVLEMLYHCGITPFVVYGGLRRRLTNKAAPQAVVHISYLDFPGRVPIGYFRRNEVMARELQNARPGWWLAKDLHTVSKQWPKRYTDEFNLMA; encoded by the exons ATGGGGGTCTGCAAGCGAGTTCTCGAAAGCCTTAGGGTCGCTCTCTTGGCAATCGTGCGCACGTTCTGGATCTTCTGTGAAAGCTCATCCCTCCACGGACTGCGCTACATTGCAGGTTCAGGTCGGGAAGGCTTCCTTCTACGGTTCGTTTGGAGCGTGTTTTCCCTAGTCGGACTAGGTTTCACAGTAACCCTAGGATACTCAGCCTGGGAGCAGTTCCGCACTAACCCCACACTAACCACCATCGAGACGACCACGTTTCCCGTTTCTATGATCCCATTTCCTTCCGTTACGCTGtgcaacatcaacaaaataCACTCTGCCAAAGCGAAAGAACTCAGCCAGCAGCT AATCGATCTAGGGATGAGTGAAAACGATACCGTAGATCTGCTGGGCGCCCTGCCACGTTTGCACGACTATCGTCCGGTCAGCGATCGGGTGCTGGAGTTGGAACAGTTCCTTCTGTCCAAGGGGTACGACGCAGAGCGGCTCGCGTTCGAGGTGGCCCCGCCCTGCGAAACGATGATGGTGGACTGCTTCTGGCTAATGCAACCGGTGCCCTGTGCGAAGGTGTTCCGAAGGACGAAAATATTCGCTGGCTACTGTTGCTCGTACAACGCGGACCAGTTTCTGGAGCCCATCAATACGCGAGCAGGCGATCGCGATTCCTCGGAAAGCTTGTATGTGACCGGGATCGGCAAGGGCGAAGGACTTTCCGTGCTTGTCGACATCGGGGAAAGCTATTACACCGGCCCGCATCGCTTCACGCACGGGGTTAAGGTGTTTGTGCACCAGTCTTTCGATATACCGGACGCCTCGGACTACACGGCAATCGTGCAGCGTGGCGTGGAAACGGATGTGTCCGTGTTGCCCGTGATAATCTCCGCGAGTCCGGCAATGCGTGCGATGCCCGTCGAACGGCGAGGATGCGCGTTTGATGGGGAAAAAACTATTACCACGGCCCTGCGCTACACCCATAGTAATTGCATGAACGAATGCGAACAGCGCCATTGGCAGCGGGTTTGCCAGTGCGTTCCGTTGTTCAAGCAGATCGTGGAGTTGCAAGTTTTACGTGTCCCCGTTTGTGGCTTCCGTGATCTACCGTGCCTGTTGCAGGAGAAAG AACACACCTTATTTACATCGGAGTCGGAAAATGTTACCACCCCGTCGCTGTCGGTATGGAAGAACGTCAAGTGCCACTGCTTTCCCAGCTGCACCATTGAG AAAAACGAAGTGCTGTCCATATCCAACTCTATTGCCTACACCGAAGGCGATATGTTTGC GCCAGGGATCAACTTTTCCGCCTACGGCCTATTACACGTACATTTTCGATCCACGAACTGTCTTAAGTATCGGCGGGAGCCGTTCCTGACTTGGCAATCGTTGGTGGCTACTTTCGGAGGCATCTTTGGACTTTGCATGGGAGGATCCATTCTGAGCGTGCTGGAAATGTTGTACCACTGTGGCATCACACCGTTTGTCGTGTACGGCGGTTTAAGGAGAAGATTGACTAACAAGGCAGCCCCGCAGGCCGTTGTTCACATCTCCTATCTGGATTTCCCTGGCCGTGTACCGATCGGTTACTTTCGACGCAACGAGGTGATGGCTAGGGAGCTGCAAAATGCCCGccctggctggtggctggcgaAAGATCTGCATACCGTTAGCAAGCAGTGGCCCAAACGCTACACCGATGAGTTTAACCTAATGGCCTAA
- the LOC131215840 gene encoding protein Smaug — translation MKYPGGNPSTMFCEQVSTVTSLFEQWNDCERTVVLYALLKRVPSVNLKFLQVSIDYNLAQNCPSEVKLHELEARANDTTLLRMLVQRYYQLSGGGHSAAGSSLTGGLQLNNNNNNTNSVNNNLKAQPESSSLYELLKKSITHGPSGHHHHHHHLVSNNLLSPSSNESSVSSSSCSSTTSSSVTATITSPRMVPMALRSQKVDDHEERPPETMENILKDILNYLPLLTPGNDIAKSMYMSLIPGAVEDACRQLVPTEIVQQTLSYLLIHPAITNDDRRILSCLLRHLEDFISTSYVPATAASVPATVNKGRNYFQHQNSATGASHINATVAGGNAQGPYLSATVSTGAGKIPWQHGSLGIPVPPPSTHSSTHSLTQTQMVPTGTSQKHSHSSLTTGGASPQPAPCQTKATTAVMGRTGCSVSNWNSTSSSSSSSSSPTSSSSCLDSAASQLLKSSTQHPPPTVSAEFGIVRVQQHRAGTTSALIASSQTMHTGTGVGQLPEASQSSSSVNAGNGSTPVTDDLITAATESLLYDSPTDDHHVSFSKNGTEIFDYDCDFDHEDEYNYLRQRNTTSATATSSSGGGPSIGGKKLVSFNSNVSNDFLCVPLLLNGYGCGGASGLDHDLDGTLMKTRRSNSLTTTPSSALSAAMIAASFGGVPGGGEMLYAQQKQNNECLSAENLTNLQMLQNKPRSFSLTMESPRSSLTSSGSDTQLDEFKHHHQGPVGLMKLYGGQPNLGMSCIAHWLKSLRLHKYVWLFSNLTYDQMLDITEEYLQNLSVTKGARHKLALCIQKLKERFSILRQLEKDLLGGQTAGPQLATVLEELTNIVLTPMKPIGIDQREDVAAQFVKVLDLVGSIIVLRPINSQQDEEYLNIFLWILERALHNDAFVAHFAQIKDHKYKLSKVKIQLAPKSGHFPKNLTTAGVNSSISKPRWPVNNKHKSGGVLNEPQAKPHRKSSIPYFLPPGGQLQGSTGQAQQYFHHTAASNANGSTANYNKSSSYPSFVTTHGNGVALHGMKPMTTGGSSNNSSLQQQQQPHQMQYPHASGISNHQHPAAAAASLQPPAMQHPNFMFHRHSLSNITPHGAGSLVPPVFLSNLNSVSAENCSGAGGDRAAACGPTSKASSASSMNVRGVGDRQNERSVKNFPTNQAGNDGSSSGGNSSNVGHNNSIGDINTRLEFLCRQMTEQAIN, via the exons ATGAAATATCCAGGCGGTAATCCTTCCACAATGTTCTGTGAACAGGTCAGCACGGTCACGTCGTTGTTCGAGCAGTGGAACGACTGCGAGCGAACCGTCGTTCTCTATGCGCTCCTGAAGCGAGTCCCGTCCGTAAATCTCAAGTTTCTGCAGGTGTCGATCGACTACAATCTTGCGCAAAATTGCCCCAGCGAGGTCAAGCTGCACGAGCTGGAAGCGCGGGCCAATGATACGACGCTGCTCCGTATGCTGGTGCAGAGATACTACCAGCTaagtggtggtggccataGCGCTGCCGGTTCCTCGCTCACCGGAGGGCTTCAGCtgaataacaacaacaacaacacaaacagtGTGAATAACAATCTCAAAGCCCAGCCGGAGTCTTCGTCACTGTACGAGCTACTGAAAAAGTCCATCACGCATGGTCCGTcggggcaccaccaccaccatcatcatctcgtcAGCAATAATCTCCTGTCTCCGTCGTCCAACGAATCCTCCGTATCGTCCTCGTCTTGTTCGTCCACTACATCGTCCTCGGTGACGGCCACCATCACGTCACCGCGCATGGTTCCCATGGCGTTGCGTTCACAGAAGGTCGATGACCATGAAGAACGCCCTccggaaacgatggaaaatatCCTGAAGGACATTCTCAACTATCTGCCGCTTCTGACCCCGGGCAATGATATTGCCAAGAGCATGTACATGTCACTAATACCCGGCGCAGTGGAGGACGCGTGCCGACAGCTCGTGCCAACCGAGATCGTCCAGCAGACGCTCTCCTATCTGCTCATCCACCCGGCAATAACAAACGATGATCGCAG AATTCTGAGCTGCTTGTTGCGGCACTTGGAAGACTTCATTTCGACGTCTTACGTGCCAGCCACTGCTGCCAGTGTTCCTGCTACTGTCAATAAGGGCCGCAACTACTTTCAACACCAGAACAGTGCCACCGGAGCGTCTCACATTAACGCCACCGTTGCAGGTGGCAACGCACAAGGTCCGTATCTGTCAGCGACGGTCTCCACGGGAGCTGGCAAAATTCCATGGCAACATGGCAGTCTTGGTATACCGGTGCCACCTCCTTCGACGCATTCGTCGACACACTCATTGACTCAAACGCAGATGGTGCCCACGGGTACCTCGCAGAAACACTCTCATTCCTCGCTGACGACCGGTGGCGCTTCGCCGCAACCAGCCCCGTGCCAGACGAAGGCCACCACGGCCGTAATGGGTAGAACCGGTTGTAGCGTGTCGAATTGGAACAGTACATCCTCCAGCTCGTCGAGTTCCAGCTCGCcaaccagttccagttccTGTCTCGATAGTGCGGCTTCGCAGCTCCTAAAATCGTCCACCCAACATCCGCCACCGACGGTTAGCGCCGAGTTTGGTATTGTCCGCGTTCAGCAGCACCGCGCGGGCACCACATCGGCGCTGATCGCCTCTAGTCAAACGATGCACACGGGCACAGGAGTCGGGCAGCTGCCAGAAGCATCTCAGTCAAGTTCGTCGGTGAACGCCGGCAACGGGTCCACTCCGGTCACCGATGATCTCATAACGGCGGCAACAGAATCACTGCTGTACGATTCTCCGACCGACGACCATCACGTGTCGTTCagcaaaaatggcaccgaaatcTTTGACTACGATTGTGATTTCGATCACGAAGACGAATATAATTATCTCAGGCAACGGAATACgaccagcgccaccgccaccagtagcagcggcggtggACCGTCGATCGGAGGCAAAAAGTTGGTCTCCTTCAACAGCAACGTAAGCAATGATTTTCTATGCGTTCCTCTGCTGCTCAATGGCTATGGTTGTGGTGGAGCCTCCGGACTCGACCATGATCTGGATGGTACGCTGATGAAGACCCGTCGTTCGAACAGTCTCACGACTACACCTTCGTCGGCCCTGTCCGCCGCAATGATTGCCGCCTCCTTCGGAGGAGTGCCGGGTGGTGGCGAGATGCTATACGcacagcaaaagcaaaacaacgaatGTCTTTCAGCCGAGAATCTGACCAACTTGCAGATGCTTCAGAATAAACCGCGCAGCTTTTCGCTCACGATGGAGAGTCCCCGGTCGTCGCTCACGTCCAGCGGTTCCGATACGCAGCTGGACGAGTtcaagcaccaccaccagggacCGGTTGGTCTGATGAAGCTGTACGGTGGCCAGCCGAACCTTGGGATGTCGTGCATTGCGCACTGGCTGAAGAGCCTGCGGTTACACAAGTATGTGTGGCTGTTTTCGAACCTAACGTACGATCAGATGCTCGACATCACGGAGGAGTACCTGCAAAATCTGAGTGTCACCAAGGGGGCTCGCCACAAGTTGGCTCTGTGCATTCAAAAGCTCAAGGAACGCTTCAGCATTCTGCGCCAGCTGGAGAAGGATTTACTCGGCGGTCAGACAGCGGGCCCACAACTGGCGACGGTTCTGGAAGAACTGACAAACATCGTGCTGACGCCGATGAAGCCGATCGGTATCGATCAGCGTGAGGATGTTGCGGCACAGTTTGTCAAGGTGTTGGACCTTG TGGGTTCAATAATAGTTCTGCGACCGATCAATAGCCAGCAGGATGAAGAGTACCTGAACATATTCCTGTGGATTCTCGAGCGTGCCCTGCACAACGATGCCTTCGTTGCGCACTTTGCCCAGATTAAGGACCACAAGTACAAACTGTCGAAGGTGAAGATTCAGCTTGCACCAAAGAGTGGACATTTCCCGAAAAACCTCACTACTGCCGGTGTGAACAGCAGTATCAGTAAGCCGAG ATGGCCCGTTaataacaaacacaaaagTGGTGGTGTGCTGAACGAACCACAAGCCAAACCACACCGAAAGAGCTCCATTCCGTACTTTCTGCCTCCGGGAGGGCAGCTTCAAGGATCGACGGGGCAGGCGCAGCAATATTTCCATCATACCGCGGCCAGTAATGCCAACGGTAGTACGGCCAACTACAACAAGAGCTCTTCGTACCCCAGCTTCGTCACGACACACGGTAACGGGGTAGCGCTGCACGGAATGAAACCGATGACAACCGGTGGTAGTAGCAACAATTCGtctctgcagcagcagcaacaaccgcaccAAATGCAGTATCCCCATGCGTCGGGGATTTCCAACCACCAACAtccggccgcagcagccgcgtCGTTGCAGCCACCGGCCATGCAGCATCCGAACTTTATGTTCCATCGTCACTCACTAAGCAACATAACGCCCCACGGGGCCGGCTCGCTGGTGCCTCCAGTATTCCTATCTAACCTCAATTCCGTATCGGCCGAAAACTGtagcggcgctggtggcgacAGGGCGGCGGCATGTGGACCGACAAGCAAGGCGAGTTCCGCGTCCTCGATGAACGTCCGGGGTGTCGGTGATCGACAGAATGAGCGGAGTGTGAAAAATTTTCCAACGAACCAAGCTGGCAATGATggtagcagcagcggtggtAATAGCAGCAACGttggccacaacaacagcatcggCGATATCAACACGCGACTCGAGTTTCTCTGCCGCCAGATGACGGAACAGGCAATCAACTAA
- the LOC131212070 gene encoding gastrula zinc finger protein XlCGF8.2DB-like isoform X1: MSQAVESAGSEKIPNCSKPFECSECNKLFRQLSTLTNHMKIHTGEKPYKCTICAKEFRQTTTLSNHLKIHTGEKPFNCNFCGKQFRQLSTLSNHQKIHTGEKPFECSVCGKQFRQSSTLNSHIRIHSDDKFCIKPFKCSICPKEFRQTTTLSNHIKIHTGEKPYACTYCGKMFRQTGTLSNHLKIHTGEKPFECSVCGKQFRQSSTLNSHIRIHADDKYCKPSSPPTISTTVTGGLNIKVEDIKPFYALI, from the exons ATGTCACAGGCAGTGGAGAGCGCCGGCAGCGAGAAGATTCCCAACTGCTCGAAACCGTTCGAGTGCTCTGAATGCAACAAACTGTTCCGCCAGCTCAGTACGCTGACCAACCACATGAAGATCCACACCGGCGAGAAGCCTTACAAGTGCACTATTTGTGCGAAGGAGTTCCGCCAAACGACCACGCTGTCCAATCACCTGAAGATTCACACCG GTGAAAAGCCGTTCAATTGCAACTTCTGTGGCAAACAGTTCCGGCAGCTGAGCACCTTGTCGAACCACCAGAAGATCCACACCGGCGAGAAGCCGTTCGAGTGCTCGGTGTGCGGCAAACAGTTCCGCCAGTCCAGCACGCTCAACAGTCATATCAGGATCCACTCGGATGATAAGTTTT GCATAAAACCCTTCAAATGCAGCATCTGTCCCAAGGAATTTCGTCAGACGACGACACTCTCGAATCACATTAAAATTCACACAG GTGAAAAGCCGTACGCCTGCACGTACTGCGGCAAAATGTTCCGCCAGACGGGAACGCTTTCCAATCATCTGAAAattcacaccggcgaaaaaccGTTCGAATGCTCGGTGTGCGGCAAACAGTTCCGCCAGTCCAGTACCTTGAACAGCCACATACGTATCCATGCGGACGATAAATATT GTAAACCTTCGAGCCCCCCAACCATTAGCACAACGGTCACCGGTGGACTCAACATAAAGGTTGAGGACATCAAACCATTTTACGCGCTGATCTAA
- the LOC131212070 gene encoding gastrula zinc finger protein XlCGF49.1-like isoform X2: protein MSQAVESAGSEKIPNCSKPFECSECNKLFRQLSTLTNHMKIHTGEKPYKCTICAKEFRQTTTLSNHLKIHTGEKPFNCNFCGKQFRQLSTLSNHQKIHTGEKPFECSVCGKQFRQSSTLNSHIRIHSDDKFCEKPYACTYCGKMFRQTGTLSNHLKIHTGEKPFECSVCGKQFRQSSTLNSHIRIHADDKYCKPSSPPTISTTVTGGLNIKVEDIKPFYALI, encoded by the exons ATGTCACAGGCAGTGGAGAGCGCCGGCAGCGAGAAGATTCCCAACTGCTCGAAACCGTTCGAGTGCTCTGAATGCAACAAACTGTTCCGCCAGCTCAGTACGCTGACCAACCACATGAAGATCCACACCGGCGAGAAGCCTTACAAGTGCACTATTTGTGCGAAGGAGTTCCGCCAAACGACCACGCTGTCCAATCACCTGAAGATTCACACCG GTGAAAAGCCGTTCAATTGCAACTTCTGTGGCAAACAGTTCCGGCAGCTGAGCACCTTGTCGAACCACCAGAAGATCCACACCGGCGAGAAGCCGTTCGAGTGCTCGGTGTGCGGCAAACAGTTCCGCCAGTCCAGCACGCTCAACAGTCATATCAGGATCCACTCGGATGATAAGTTTT GTGAAAAGCCGTACGCCTGCACGTACTGCGGCAAAATGTTCCGCCAGACGGGAACGCTTTCCAATCATCTGAAAattcacaccggcgaaaaaccGTTCGAATGCTCGGTGTGCGGCAAACAGTTCCGCCAGTCCAGTACCTTGAACAGCCACATACGTATCCATGCGGACGATAAATATT GTAAACCTTCGAGCCCCCCAACCATTAGCACAACGGTCACCGGTGGACTCAACATAAAGGTTGAGGACATCAAACCATTTTACGCGCTGATCTAA